Proteins encoded in a region of the Candidatus Abyssobacteria bacterium SURF_5 genome:
- a CDS encoding DUF1847 domain-containing protein: MNRNQIVRVAIPLFGTRVSPRCIYSDQMLLVSIKDNEVVSRKIIDTGGMSDEERLAQLVNLRIDLFICGAIEEDFIERADSFGIRVIYNVAAEVEDILSALLSGRLETGFGLSNQAGALASSVRAILLDREPVEESAQKKDRIDCVECIDRPCMENKSCTNDTKDLFLADEYSDLRHSMEVTADISAETDRKLCRIAEFIYYCLGMEYKHIGIAFCVEMFQEVEILTRLLRRFFKVSTVCCRIGGQTQHDAITAVEGMCCNPIGQARVLNSLKTDINAAVGLCVGCDCIFARYSEAPMSTLFVKDKSLANNPVSALYSKYYINDILKEV; the protein is encoded by the coding sequence ATGAACAGGAACCAGATTGTGAGAGTTGCAATCCCCTTATTCGGCACGCGGGTATCTCCCCGGTGTATCTATTCGGACCAGATGTTGCTCGTCAGCATTAAAGACAATGAAGTGGTCTCGAGGAAAATCATAGATACAGGCGGCATGAGTGATGAAGAACGGCTCGCGCAACTGGTAAATCTGCGCATCGATCTCTTCATCTGCGGCGCAATAGAAGAGGATTTTATCGAGAGGGCGGATTCATTCGGGATAAGAGTCATTTACAACGTGGCGGCTGAAGTAGAGGATATCCTTTCCGCCCTTCTCAGCGGCCGTTTGGAGACAGGGTTCGGATTATCGAACCAGGCCGGCGCGCTTGCTTCGAGCGTGAGGGCGATCCTGCTCGACAGGGAGCCGGTAGAAGAATCCGCGCAGAAGAAGGACAGGATCGATTGTGTGGAATGTATCGATCGTCCGTGCATGGAGAACAAGAGTTGCACGAATGACACGAAGGACCTTTTCTTGGCGGACGAGTACTCTGACCTTCGGCATTCGATGGAAGTCACTGCGGATATATCCGCGGAGACAGACAGGAAGCTGTGTCGCATTGCCGAGTTTATTTATTACTGCCTCGGCATGGAATACAAACATATCGGGATCGCTTTCTGCGTGGAGATGTTTCAGGAAGTCGAGATACTCACGCGCCTGCTCCGGCGCTTTTTCAAGGTGAGCACTGTGTGCTGCAGAATCGGGGGGCAGACGCAGCATGATGCCATAACGGCCGTCGAAGGGATGTGCTGCAATCCGATCGGGCAGGCGCGCGTACTGAACAGCCTGAAGACGGATATCAACGCGGCGGTGGGACTGTGCGTGGGATGCGACTGCATTTTCGCGCGATACAGCGAGGCGCCCATGTCCACCCTGTTCGTAAAAGACAAGTCGCTCGCAAACAATCCGGTGAGCGCTCTGTACTCCAAGTACTACATAAACGATATTCTGAAAGAAGTGTGA
- a CDS encoding (Fe-S)-binding protein: MASVSPMLEITDAIMEVGGKTLKVCMQCGTCTGVCPWNLVDEFSPRLLIRLVSLGIEGYEQDSLWNCVTCATCVTRCPRGIDIIDVIRSTRSVMLESGIVPPAYRVPLASLRNEGNPWSSPRSERADWAAKLNIPEFSEATEHLLFACCTHAYDARNRKVLKETAELLLKGGASVGIIGTEESCCGDQAHKCGALETYTALQEANTELFAARGVRKIITTSPHCLNLFIKEYKGEFDAVHYTQVFAKLIKEKKLVPAKPVPLKVAYHDPCYLGRHNNIYDEPRDVLRSIPALEYVELPRCKQRSLCCGGGGGGIWSEIEVEKRFSVLRIREAKEAGANVIATACPFCMIMLEDGLKASGIDESEMKILDVSELLYESVE; the protein is encoded by the coding sequence ATGGCTTCTGTTTCCCCGATGCTTGAAATAACCGACGCCATCATGGAGGTCGGCGGCAAGACTCTGAAGGTATGCATGCAGTGCGGCACGTGCACGGGAGTATGTCCCTGGAATCTGGTGGACGAATTCAGCCCGAGGCTCTTGATCCGGCTGGTCAGCCTGGGCATCGAAGGATATGAACAGGACAGCCTGTGGAATTGCGTCACCTGCGCCACGTGCGTCACCCGGTGCCCCCGTGGAATCGATATCATCGATGTCATCAGATCGACGCGGAGCGTCATGCTCGAGAGCGGAATCGTGCCGCCGGCCTATCGCGTGCCTCTCGCAAGCCTGCGCAATGAGGGGAATCCGTGGAGCTCTCCCCGCTCGGAACGCGCGGATTGGGCGGCAAAATTGAATATTCCCGAGTTCTCCGAGGCGACCGAACATCTGCTTTTCGCCTGCTGCACCCATGCGTATGACGCCCGAAACAGGAAGGTCCTGAAGGAGACGGCCGAACTGCTTCTAAAAGGAGGCGCCTCCGTCGGCATTATCGGAACCGAGGAAAGCTGCTGCGGCGACCAGGCGCATAAATGCGGCGCTCTGGAAACATATACGGCGCTGCAGGAAGCCAATACCGAGCTTTTTGCCGCTCGCGGAGTCAGAAAGATCATCACCACGTCTCCTCATTGCCTGAATCTGTTCATCAAGGAGTATAAAGGCGAGTTCGATGCAGTCCATTACACGCAAGTCTTCGCGAAGCTCATCAAGGAGAAAAAGCTTGTTCCTGCAAAACCGGTCCCATTGAAGGTCGCCTATCACGATCCCTGCTACCTGGGCCGCCACAACAACATTTATGATGAGCCGAGAGACGTTCTCCGCAGCATTCCCGCACTGGAGTACGTGGAACTTCCCCGATGCAAGCAAAGGAGCCTGTGCTGCGGCGGAGGCGGAGGCGGCATCTGGTCTGAAATCGAAGTCGAAAAACGTTTCAGCGTGCTGCGCATACGGGAGGCGAAGGAAGCCGGCGCAAACGTGATAGCCACCGCGTGCCCGTTCTGCATGATCATGCTCGAGGACGGCCTGAAGGCTTCAGGCATCGATGAGAGCGAGATGAAGATTCTCGATGTGAGCGAGTTACTCTATGAATCGGTCGAATAA
- a CDS encoding response regulator has translation MKNGDQEKKKILILDDEKHVVVFFETLLRKNGYQPIPTYNVEEAYEAARREKPDLVILDLLMPKRTGTDFARKLSRDKELKHTPIIVVSGLAGRDLAVRKPAAVFDKPVDPDKFLAAVEEALACPREEAS, from the coding sequence ATGAAGAACGGCGATCAAGAAAAGAAGAAGATTCTGATTCTGGATGACGAGAAACACGTAGTGGTCTTCTTCGAGACGCTCTTGCGAAAGAACGGCTACCAACCGATTCCGACGTACAACGTGGAGGAGGCCTACGAAGCGGCTCGCCGCGAAAAGCCGGATCTTGTGATTCTCGACCTTCTGATGCCGAAGAGGACCGGCACGGATTTCGCGCGCAAGTTATCCAGAGACAAGGAGCTGAAGCATACGCCCATCATCGTGGTCAGCGGCCTTGCCGGGCGCGACCTCGCCGTCAGAAAACCGGCCGCGGTGTTTGATAAGCCCGTCGATCCGGATAAATTTCTCGCGGCGGTAGAGGAAGCGCTGGCATGTCCTCGTGAGGAGGCTTCCTAA
- a CDS encoding ABC transporter ATP-binding protein, with product MSALVLKSLTKVFDNKVVALDRVCLEVDEGELLVILGPSGSGKSTILRLIAGLDKPSSGEIFIGGKPATHTPPRERDIAMVFQDYALYPHFNVAQNLGFGLKMRRVPKSEIQARVLETARMLGIDGLLERKPKELSGGQRQRVALGRALVRKPKVFLFDEPLSNLDPALRVQLRQEIKQIHDALGATVVYVTHDQHEAMLIGRRVAILRAGVLEQVGTPSDLYCRPGNLFVAGFLGTPPINFVECRAEMKNGRTELVCGNDEGKKFQLDVSPVPPRISLAFRPEDVLLGNAGENASLSGTALVHLIEPMAGETVIHLEDGSISFCARSLGFLDLAPGSRVAYSIPQDKLLLFEEGTGKRIGSQNIS from the coding sequence ATGTCTGCGCTGGTGCTAAAAAGTCTGACCAAAGTGTTCGATAATAAAGTTGTCGCCCTCGACAGAGTCTGTCTTGAAGTCGATGAGGGCGAACTGTTGGTCATTCTTGGGCCGTCGGGCAGCGGAAAATCCACGATATTGCGCCTGATCGCCGGCCTCGACAAACCGAGTTCAGGCGAAATCTTTATCGGCGGAAAACCGGCAACGCACACGCCGCCGCGCGAGCGCGACATCGCGATGGTGTTCCAGGACTACGCGCTGTACCCGCACTTCAACGTTGCGCAAAATCTCGGGTTCGGCCTGAAAATGCGCCGCGTTCCCAAGAGCGAGATTCAGGCCCGTGTTCTGGAGACCGCGCGGATGCTGGGGATCGATGGGCTGCTCGAACGCAAACCAAAAGAATTATCGGGCGGCCAGCGCCAGCGGGTGGCGCTCGGACGGGCGCTGGTGCGAAAGCCGAAGGTGTTTCTTTTCGATGAGCCGCTGAGCAATCTCGATCCGGCCCTGCGGGTGCAGCTGCGCCAGGAGATCAAGCAGATTCATGACGCGCTCGGAGCGACAGTCGTTTATGTTACGCACGACCAGCACGAGGCCATGCTCATCGGGCGGCGCGTCGCAATTTTGCGAGCGGGCGTGCTGGAACAAGTGGGGACGCCGTCCGATTTGTACTGCCGCCCCGGGAACCTGTTTGTTGCCGGCTTTCTGGGAACCCCGCCGATCAATTTCGTCGAGTGCCGCGCCGAAATGAAGAACGGCCGCACCGAGCTTGTCTGCGGAAATGACGAAGGAAAGAAGTTCCAATTGGACGTTTCGCCGGTGCCGCCTCGCATCAGTCTTGCCTTCCGGCCGGAAGATGTTTTGCTTGGCAACGCCGGAGAAAATGCTTCGTTGTCAGGGACGGCGCTGGTGCATTTGATAGAACCAATGGCCGGCGAGACAGTCATTCACCTCGAAGATGGGAGCATTAGCTTTTGCGCGAGGTCGCTCGGGTTCCTGGATTTGGCGCCGGGCAGTCGCGTTGCCTATTCGATTCCACAAGATAAGCTGCTCCTGTTCGAGGAAGGCACGGGTAAAAGGATCGGCAGTCAAAACATATCTTAG
- a CDS encoding radical SAM protein encodes MTKPNCRYVFGPVPSRRLGRSLGLDLVPFKTCSFDCIYCQLGRTTCRTIARKEYVPLSDILSQLWRKLEGGERPDYITLSGSGEPTLHSEIGKLIKAIKHKSAIPVAVLTNGSLLWDEAVRADLLPADLVVPSLDAGDEALFQKINRPAPELKFDQVVEGLSLFRKEYSGQLWLEVFLVNNINTSAPALDRIKKCAERIVADKLQLNTVIRPPAEGWAERVPDAEMARICDFFENAEVITPYGRHPAEPEQQRVTEEVLALLRRRPCTLEDISKGLGIHRNEAVKHLQKLLEENLLHQVLRDGVLYYQVKSSVTHE; translated from the coding sequence ATGACGAAGCCAAACTGCAGGTACGTTTTTGGGCCGGTTCCCTCGAGGCGGTTGGGGCGCTCTCTGGGGCTTGATCTGGTTCCCTTCAAGACATGCAGCTTCGATTGCATATACTGTCAGCTAGGCCGGACAACTTGTCGAACCATTGCTCGTAAAGAATACGTTCCGCTTTCGGACATCTTGAGCCAGCTCTGGCGGAAGCTTGAAGGAGGCGAGCGGCCGGACTATATAACGCTTTCGGGTTCGGGAGAACCGACGCTTCACTCGGAAATCGGCAAGCTCATCAAAGCGATCAAGCACAAGAGCGCGATTCCTGTTGCCGTCCTCACGAACGGATCGCTCTTATGGGATGAGGCGGTGCGGGCGGACCTTCTGCCGGCCGACCTTGTGGTGCCCTCGCTCGATGCGGGCGACGAAGCTCTTTTCCAGAAGATCAATCGGCCCGCTCCCGAATTGAAATTCGATCAGGTCGTTGAAGGACTTTCTCTCTTCCGAAAGGAATATTCCGGACAACTATGGCTTGAAGTGTTTCTGGTCAATAACATCAACACGTCCGCACCCGCCCTTGATCGAATAAAAAAATGTGCGGAGCGAATTGTTGCGGACAAGCTCCAACTGAACACGGTGATCCGTCCGCCCGCGGAAGGCTGGGCCGAGAGGGTGCCCGACGCTGAAATGGCGCGTATCTGCGATTTTTTTGAGAATGCTGAGGTAATAACGCCATATGGCCGGCATCCGGCCGAGCCGGAGCAGCAAAGGGTGACTGAGGAAGTGCTTGCTCTGTTGCGACGCCGTCCATGCACGCTCGAAGACATCTCGAAAGGGCTCGGAATTCACCGAAATGAAGCAGTGAAACATCTGCAGAAACTCCTCGAAGAAAATCTCCTGCACCAAGTCCTTCGGGATGGAGTTCTTTATTACCAGGTCAAATCGAGCGTAACGCACGAATAG